A region from the Sphingopyxis lindanitolerans genome encodes:
- a CDS encoding 4a-hydroxytetrahydrobiopterin dehydratase — protein MVRKLDDAERAALFARFPEWAHEPARDAMTRRFQFDDFAQAFGFMTSVAILAEKMDHHPEWSNVYNRVDILLTTHDADGLSARDAKLAEAIEGLL, from the coding sequence ATGGTCCGGAAACTCGACGATGCCGAGCGCGCGGCGCTGTTCGCCCGCTTTCCCGAATGGGCGCACGAGCCCGCGCGCGATGCGATGACCCGGCGGTTCCAGTTCGACGATTTCGCGCAGGCGTTCGGCTTCATGACCAGCGTCGCGATCCTTGCCGAAAAGATGGACCATCATCCCGAATGGTCGAACGTCTATAACCGCGTCGACATCCTGCTGACGACGCACGACGCGGACGGATTGTCGGCGCGCGACGCGAAGCTGGCGGAGGCGATCGAGGGACTGCTCTGA
- a CDS encoding PadR family transcriptional regulator has translation MHRGGRGFGHGGGFGRGFGGRHGHDDDGRGRRRRMFDGGELRLVLLKLIADEPRHGYDLIRRIEELTGGAYAPSPGVIYPTLTLLDDMGLIEAADSDGAKKLFAITAAGRVELEANQGAIEALIARLTEVGDERQRTDSASVRRAMGNLKAVLMNRLGDRDLEEATLHDIVALIDEAAQKIERL, from the coding sequence ATGCACCGCGGCGGACGCGGCTTTGGTCATGGCGGCGGCTTCGGCCGCGGCTTTGGAGGGCGTCACGGGCATGACGACGATGGGCGCGGACGCCGTCGGCGGATGTTCGACGGGGGCGAATTGCGGCTCGTGCTGCTCAAGCTGATCGCCGACGAACCGCGCCACGGCTATGACCTGATCCGCCGGATCGAGGAGCTGACCGGCGGCGCCTATGCGCCGAGTCCGGGGGTCATCTACCCCACCCTCACCCTGCTGGACGATATGGGGCTGATCGAGGCGGCCGACAGCGACGGCGCGAAGAAATTATTCGCGATCACCGCGGCCGGCCGGGTCGAACTCGAAGCCAACCAGGGCGCCATCGAAGCGCTGATCGCCCGCCTGACCGAGGTCGGCGACGAGCGCCAGCGCACCGACAGCGCGTCGGTCCGCCGCGCGATGGGCAATCTCAAGGCCGTGCTGATGAACCGCCTCGGCGACCGCGACCTTGAGGAGGCGACGCTGCACGACATCGTCGCGCTGATCGACGAGGCCGCGCAAAAGATCGAGCGGCTGTGA
- a CDS encoding amino acid permease, whose protein sequence is MSDSLLRRKIIVRDQPHGHGLARTLSWPHLVALGVGAIVGTGILTLIGVGADKAGPAVILSFVVAGLICACAALAYAEMATMIPASGSAYTYSYVVIGELIAWVVGWSLILEYSLVVSAVAVGWSGYAAPLLHAWADVPMTLMQGPELGGIVNLPAVAIIAVVAGMLLFGTRESATVNAILVLVKIAALVVFVAVALPAFNAANLEPFSPYGFAKHMGADGVERGVMAAAAIIFFAFYGFDAIATAAEETKNPDRDLKIGIVGSMIACVIIYIAVAVAAVGAVSYSRFANSPEPLALILRELGQARAAQYLGISAVVALPTVILAFFFGQSRIFFTMARDGLLPASLAKLSARGTPVRITIFTAIVVAILAGFIPLDELAALANAGTLAAFTAVSVCMLIMRVRAPQAPRTFRAPMPWVIGTIAVLGCFYLFLSLPVKTQTWFGIWNVAGLAVYFLYARRNAVAT, encoded by the coding sequence ATGTCCGACAGCCTGCTGCGCCGCAAGATCATCGTTCGGGACCAGCCGCACGGCCACGGGCTCGCGCGGACGCTGAGCTGGCCGCATCTGGTCGCGCTGGGGGTCGGGGCGATCGTCGGCACCGGCATTTTGACGCTGATCGGCGTCGGCGCCGACAAGGCGGGGCCGGCGGTGATCCTGTCCTTTGTCGTCGCGGGGCTGATCTGCGCCTGCGCGGCGCTCGCCTATGCCGAGATGGCGACGATGATCCCCGCGTCGGGCAGCGCCTATACCTATAGCTATGTGGTGATCGGCGAGCTGATCGCCTGGGTCGTGGGGTGGAGCCTGATCCTCGAATATTCGCTGGTGGTGAGCGCGGTCGCGGTCGGCTGGTCGGGCTATGCCGCGCCCTTGCTGCACGCCTGGGCCGACGTGCCGATGACGCTGATGCAGGGGCCGGAGCTTGGCGGCATCGTCAACCTGCCGGCGGTCGCGATCATCGCGGTCGTCGCCGGGATGCTGCTCTTCGGCACCCGCGAAAGCGCGACGGTGAACGCGATCCTGGTGCTGGTGAAGATCGCCGCGCTGGTCGTGTTCGTCGCGGTGGCGCTGCCCGCCTTCAACGCCGCCAATCTGGAGCCGTTCAGCCCCTATGGCTTTGCCAAGCATATGGGGGCCGACGGGGTCGAGCGCGGGGTGATGGCGGCGGCGGCGATCATCTTCTTCGCTTTCTATGGCTTCGACGCGATCGCGACCGCGGCCGAGGAAACGAAAAATCCCGACCGCGACCTCAAGATCGGGATCGTCGGATCGATGATCGCCTGCGTCATCATCTATATCGCGGTCGCGGTCGCGGCGGTCGGCGCCGTTTCCTACAGCCGCTTCGCCAACAGCCCCGAACCGCTGGCGCTGATCCTGCGCGAACTGGGGCAGGCGCGCGCCGCGCAATATCTGGGCATTTCGGCGGTCGTCGCGCTGCCGACCGTCATCCTCGCCTTTTTCTTCGGGCAAAGCCGCATCTTCTTCACCATGGCGCGCGACGGCCTGCTCCCGGCCAGCCTCGCCAAGCTGTCGGCGCGCGGGACGCCGGTGCGGATCACCATCTTTACCGCGATCGTCGTCGCGATCCTCGCCGGCTTCATCCCGCTCGACGAACTGGCGGCGCTCGCCAATGCGGGGACGCTCGCCGCCTTCACCGCGGTGTCGGTGTGCATGTTGATCATGCGTGTCCGTGCTCCGCAAGCGCCGCGCACCTTTCGCGCGCCGATGCCGTGGGTCATCGGCACCATCGCGGTGCTCGGCTGCTTCTACCTCTTCCTCAGCCTGCCGGTAAAGACGCAGACCTGGTTCGGCATCTGGAACGTCGCCGGGCTTGCCGTCTATTTCCTCTATGCCCGGCGCAACGCCGTCGCGACCTGA
- the ccmA gene encoding heme ABC exporter ATP-binding protein CcmA yields MSELLRLDRVACIRGDRLLFEGLSLALARGDALWLRGPNGAGKSSLIRLVAGLLRPAAGTVEHRERVALIDEAAALDAELPLRRALDVWARIDTVDGQAVTRAMADMALAPLAEVPVAMLSTGQRKRAAMARVIASGAPIWLLDEPANGMDDAAQARLVAAIARHRANGGAVLLASHFALGIDDLAELDMGALA; encoded by the coding sequence GTGAGCGAGCTTCTGCGGCTCGACCGGGTGGCGTGCATCCGCGGCGACCGGCTGCTGTTCGAGGGGCTGTCGCTGGCGCTGGCGCGCGGCGATGCGCTCTGGCTGCGCGGGCCGAACGGCGCGGGCAAGTCGAGCCTGATCCGCCTCGTCGCCGGGCTGCTCCGCCCCGCCGCGGGAACGGTCGAGCACCGCGAGCGCGTGGCGCTGATCGACGAAGCGGCGGCGCTCGACGCCGAACTCCCCTTGCGCCGCGCGCTCGATGTCTGGGCGCGGATCGATACCGTCGACGGCCAGGCGGTGACCCGCGCGATGGCCGACATGGCGCTGGCGCCGCTCGCCGAAGTGCCGGTGGCGATGCTGTCGACCGGCCAGCGCAAGCGCGCCGCGATGGCGCGGGTGATCGCCAGCGGCGCGCCGATCTGGCTGCTCGACGAGCCCGCGAACGGCATGGACGACGCTGCGCAGGCGCGGCTGGTGGCGGCGATCGCGCGCCACCGCGCCAATGGCGGCGCGGTGCTGCTGGCGTCACATTTTGCGCTGGGGATCGATGATCTGGCCGAGTTGGATATGGGGGCGCTGGCGTGA
- a CDS encoding metallopeptidase family protein: MSDKSAFPPDLSGAWTGSAPDADAIFAMAEAALETLPAVFKPHIEGVVLAVEEFADNEMLASLGIDHPYDLTGLYEGRPLTERSIDHSGGMPDRVTLYRIPILVEWIEEGERLDGLVRHVLVHEIGHHFGFSDDDMHALEAMA; the protein is encoded by the coding sequence ATGAGCGACAAGAGTGCCTTTCCCCCCGATCTGTCCGGCGCCTGGACCGGCAGCGCTCCCGACGCCGACGCGATCTTCGCGATGGCCGAGGCGGCGCTCGAAACGCTGCCCGCGGTGTTCAAGCCGCATATCGAGGGCGTCGTCCTCGCCGTCGAGGAATTCGCCGACAACGAAATGCTCGCTTCGCTCGGCATCGACCATCCCTACGACCTCACCGGCCTCTACGAAGGGCGCCCGCTGACCGAGCGCAGCATCGACCACAGCGGCGGCATGCCCGACCGGGTGACGCTCTATCGCATCCCCATCCTCGTCGAATGGATCGAGGAGGGCGAGCGGCTCGATGGGCTGGTGCGCCATGTGCTGGTCCACGAGATCGGCCATCATTTCGGCTTTTCCGACGACGATATGCACGCGCTCGAGGCTATGGCGTGA
- a CDS encoding DUF2218 domain-containing protein has translation MRSAAAQAPTDHASKYLQQLCKHWQHNLAVVFTPEHGTVTFPRDARGAEWATDALVTFDAGPGALSVRIDASSDEHLEAMKGVVARHLDRFAFREAPLAFDWQRS, from the coding sequence ATGCGCAGCGCAGCCGCCCAGGCGCCCACCGACCATGCGAGCAAATATCTCCAGCAGCTCTGCAAGCATTGGCAGCATAATCTCGCGGTCGTCTTTACCCCCGAGCATGGCACCGTGACCTTCCCCAGGGATGCGCGCGGCGCCGAATGGGCGACCGACGCGCTGGTGACCTTCGATGCCGGACCGGGCGCGCTGTCGGTCCGCATCGACGCCAGCAGCGACGAGCATCTGGAAGCGATGAAGGGCGTCGTCGCGCGCCACCTCGACCGCTTCGCGTTTCGGGAGGCGCCGCTGGCGTTCGACTGGCAGCGGAGCTGA
- a CDS encoding DUF3857 domain-containing protein — MTRWGRLALAATMLVAPASVAMAGEQPLYEPAPAWITPAKLADPQNVTGGIAVLDFQQRIDGATVWNYADTAIKLSTPEELSQYSNITVAWAPDKGDLIIHQLAILRDGVEIDALAGGQKFTVLRREQSLEQRELTGILSATLPVEGLRAGDILRLRMSTTIKDGALGGRAQATMPLIAEPVRIAQAGYKLSWRADEATRWKILANGAEPKARRNGDFMELPVALPLPKPTELPNDAPVRYQRLPIIEASTFTSWTDVSKVMAPLYATEGTIAAGSPLAGEVATIMAATDDPVQRAAMALQLVQDKIRYLAVGMDGGNYVPQPPARTWDVRYGDCKAKTLLLLALLRAMKIDAEPVMAHASLGDMVPSRVPSALAFNHVLVHATIGGDSLWLDGTMLGTRLGDIRDTPALGYVLPVRAEGAEPVKIALHAPARPAIDLQIVADESTSIDLPSVIDLDMVVRGQLANLLTLAGSQLGPKEARQLYEQFLGHYVGEAQYGTLTATPDTADGSVTVKARGVFGSGWERQDLRTERWISRVPDLISFEPDRARAAWADIPVATPAPDRARYRLRIKLPDGGRGYTIDGVAPLDDRLAGYDVDRSVTLADGMVTVDEMLTSSGVEIPAAGVAAERDRVATLLARTPRLVAPDTATRRWNLAQAASRSQLDAIETIYKKQAAEADEENITALTSSASFQRGIGDYKGAAAMLTRQIALLPSADAYLARASARREMGDSAGALADAEEARKLDPSSIAAISTVANLTAERGDVAAATKMFDERIALGGKTRDDYRVMKAALVGEYGDAQAAIAELDAVIAAKPGNPAMLNQRCWIKATRNVALDTALKDCTSAMELSDSSAAILDSRALVWMRMGRDEDALRDLDAALLQVPAMGSSRFLRAIVYKRAGRASDAAADLAIARRMSPSIERDYARFGLKP; from the coding sequence ATGACCCGATGGGGGCGGTTGGCGCTGGCGGCGACGATGCTGGTCGCGCCGGCGAGCGTGGCGATGGCGGGCGAGCAGCCGCTCTATGAACCGGCGCCGGCGTGGATCACCCCGGCCAAGCTGGCCGATCCGCAAAATGTGACCGGCGGGATCGCAGTGCTCGATTTCCAGCAGCGCATCGACGGCGCCACGGTGTGGAATTATGCCGACACCGCGATCAAGCTCAGCACCCCCGAAGAACTGTCGCAATATAGCAATATCACCGTCGCCTGGGCGCCCGACAAGGGCGACCTGATCATCCACCAACTGGCGATCCTGCGCGACGGGGTGGAAATCGACGCGCTGGCGGGCGGGCAGAAATTCACCGTGCTGCGCCGCGAGCAATCGCTCGAACAGCGCGAGCTGACCGGCATCCTGTCGGCGACGCTGCCGGTCGAGGGGCTGCGCGCCGGGGACATATTGCGGCTGCGCATGTCGACGACGATCAAGGACGGCGCGCTCGGCGGGCGGGCGCAGGCGACGATGCCGCTGATCGCCGAACCGGTGCGGATCGCGCAGGCGGGATACAAGCTCTCGTGGCGCGCCGACGAAGCGACGCGGTGGAAGATATTGGCGAACGGCGCCGAGCCCAAGGCGCGGCGAAACGGCGATTTCATGGAGCTGCCGGTCGCGCTGCCGCTGCCCAAGCCGACCGAACTGCCGAACGACGCGCCGGTCCGCTATCAGCGGCTGCCGATCATCGAGGCGTCGACCTTTACGAGCTGGACCGATGTGTCGAAGGTGATGGCGCCGCTCTATGCGACCGAGGGCACGATCGCGGCGGGCAGTCCGCTGGCGGGCGAGGTCGCCACGATCATGGCGGCGACCGACGACCCGGTGCAGCGCGCGGCGATGGCGCTGCAACTGGTGCAGGACAAGATCCGCTATCTCGCGGTCGGGATGGACGGCGGCAATTATGTGCCGCAGCCGCCCGCCAGGACGTGGGACGTGCGCTATGGCGACTGCAAGGCCAAGACGCTGCTGTTGCTGGCGCTGCTGCGTGCGATGAAGATCGACGCCGAGCCGGTGATGGCGCACGCTTCGCTTGGCGACATGGTGCCGTCGCGCGTGCCGAGCGCGCTCGCCTTCAACCATGTGCTGGTGCATGCGACGATCGGCGGCGACAGCCTGTGGCTCGACGGGACGATGCTCGGCACCCGGCTGGGCGACATTCGCGATACCCCCGCGCTCGGCTATGTGCTGCCGGTCCGCGCCGAGGGCGCCGAGCCGGTGAAGATCGCGCTGCACGCCCCGGCGCGGCCCGCCATCGACCTTCAGATCGTGGCCGACGAAAGCACCAGCATCGACCTGCCGTCGGTGATCGATCTCGACATGGTCGTGCGCGGCCAGCTCGCCAATTTGCTGACGCTGGCGGGGTCGCAGCTCGGGCCGAAGGAAGCGCGCCAGCTGTATGAACAATTCCTCGGCCATTATGTCGGCGAGGCGCAATATGGCACGCTGACCGCGACCCCCGATACCGCCGACGGCAGCGTGACGGTCAAGGCGCGCGGCGTGTTCGGATCGGGGTGGGAACGCCAGGATCTGCGCACCGAGCGCTGGATTTCGCGCGTGCCCGACCTGATTTCGTTCGAACCCGACCGCGCCCGCGCCGCGTGGGCCGATATCCCGGTCGCGACCCCGGCGCCCGACCGCGCGCGCTATCGGCTGCGCATCAAGCTGCCCGATGGCGGGCGCGGCTATACGATCGACGGTGTGGCGCCGCTGGACGATCGCCTTGCCGGTTATGACGTCGATCGGTCGGTGACGCTGGCCGACGGCATGGTCACCGTCGACGAGATGCTGACCTCCTCGGGCGTCGAGATTCCGGCGGCCGGGGTGGCGGCCGAGCGCGACAGGGTGGCGACGCTCCTTGCCCGCACCCCGCGCCTCGTCGCGCCCGACACCGCGACGCGGCGCTGGAACCTGGCGCAGGCGGCCTCGCGCTCGCAGCTCGACGCGATCGAGACCATCTACAAGAAACAAGCCGCCGAGGCCGACGAGGAAAATATCACCGCGCTGACCAGCAGCGCGTCGTTCCAGCGGGGAATCGGCGATTACAAGGGCGCGGCGGCGATGCTGACGCGGCAGATCGCGCTGTTGCCGTCGGCCGATGCCTATCTGGCGCGCGCTTCGGCGCGGCGCGAGATGGGCGACAGCGCCGGCGCGCTGGCCGATGCCGAGGAGGCGCGCAAGCTCGACCCGTCGTCGATCGCCGCGATATCGACCGTCGCCAACCTGACCGCCGAGCGCGGCGACGTCGCCGCGGCGACGAAGATGTTCGACGAGCGGATCGCGCTGGGCGGCAAGACGCGCGACGATTATCGCGTGATGAAGGCGGCGCTGGTCGGCGAATATGGCGACGCGCAGGCCGCGATCGCCGAACTCGACGCGGTGATCGCGGCCAAGCCGGGCAATCCGGCGATGCTGAACCAGCGCTGCTGGATCAAGGCGACGCGCAACGTCGCGCTCGATACCGCGCTCAAGGATTGCACGTCGGCGATGGAACTCAGCGACAGCAGCGCCGCGATCCTCGACAGCCGCGCGCTCGTCTGGATGCGCATGGGGCGCGACGAGGATGCGCTGCGCGATCTCGACGCCGCGCTGCTCCAGGTGCCGGCTATGGGGTCAAGCCGTTTCCTTCGCGCGATCGTCTACAAGCGGGCCGGGCGCGCGTCGGACGCCGCCGCCGACCTCGCGATCGCACGCCGGATGTCGCCGTCGATCGAGCGCGATTATGCACGGTTCGGGCTGAAGCCTTAG